GACTTTCTCAGATTccattttgtcatctgtaaaatgagggagtTGGTCTATAGGCTACTCTAGGCTCTTTAAATTGCAAGTGACGATAAACCAACTCAAACTAGCTTAAGCAAAATAAGAGATGGCGCTGGgtactgtggttcacacctgtgatcccagcactttgggagagtgaggaaggaggattgcttgagcccaggagttctaggcagtcagcaacatagtgagacctcatctctacataatttttttttatttttttattttttttttaaagatggggtttcaccgtattggtcaggctggtctcaaactcctgacctcaggtgatctgcctcacctcagcctctcaaagagctgggattacaggcttgagccaccgcacctggctcacaatttttttttttttttttttttttttttaattagccaggcttggtagcctgtgtctgtcatcctagctactggggaggctgaggcagtaggttcacttgagcctgggaggtcaaggctgcagtgagctgtgttcaaaCCACTGCAcacctagcctgggtgacagagaaagatcctgtctgaaacactgaaaataagacaaaacaaaacaacacacacacacacataccccagaatGAGAGCTGTGTTAGCTTTTGGTAGCCAAGGAAGAGAAGAGTAGCCAGGCATAGCACGGCAGCTTGATTTCAGAAACAAACAGAACCAGGCATCACCAGATTATCAGgaccttctctctgtctcctgtctTCACTTTCCTTTGAATGTTAGATTCATTCCTTTGAATGTTGGCTTCATTCAGGTTTTTTTCACATAAGGAGCTAACATGGCCACCAGTGACCCCAGCTTCTCCATCTCACACTTTCACTACCTGAGCAATCTAGGATTGGACAGATTCCCGGAGCTCCAAATTGAAAATTCTCAGGGAAGGGTTCTGATTGGCCCAGACTGGATCAGTGCCCACCCCTGAACCAGTCAGCTGTAGCCAGAGAAGCAGAATCATATTGCACAAAATGAAAATGGCTGCCTCCAGTTCCACAGTCATTACGTGAatgaggttgggggtggggacaggTTGAGACAATTCCAAGAAAAGCCAAATGGTGGGCCTGTGGCAAAAATACGTACAGAGTAACCTGTTCTGAATCTAATTGTTGATGAATGTtctgtgattgctgggtcaaaacaCAAAATTGTCCTATTGAGCCTCCaaagtgatcacagctcactgcagtctcaaccttctgggctcaagtgctcctcctgccccagcctcctgagtagctgggactacaggtgtgtgccaccatgcctaacttttgtatttttagtacagatggggtttcaccatgttggccaggctggtcttgaactcttgacctcaggtaatctgcctgcctcagcctcccaaagcactgggattacaagcatgagccactgtgccccgcccatAAACTATGCTTTTTATTGGGTACTAGAAGCATATGAACAGCATAGCATAAACCTAAATTTGATCTAACGACCTTTGACAGTGTTAAAAGCTCTGGAACCTGGAGACAGGAAACcgatttttcaaactttttattttaaaatcattatagaTTCATAGGAAGTTAGGTAGATAGTACAAAAAGATCccaatttttttttgccaagttttctctcacttttttttttttctggacaggTCCTTGcaccgttgcccaggctgctgtacagtggcatgatcatcgTTCACCGCACCCTTGCACACCtgagctccagcgatcctcccacctcagcctcccaagcagtccCACAGTCCCAGCccctgagctgggactacaggtatttgccaccatgcccagctaattttttatagagacgggggcCTCACTATATTGcacagactggtctggaactcctgggttcaagcaaccctcctgcctcagcctcccaaagcactgggtttACGGGCATGAGGCACCTATCCTCCAAGGGTTACAGCTCTCTCTgtcgtttttgttgttgtttgttttttgggtttttttgaggggatggagttttgctcctgacctccaggctggagtgcagtggtgcagtcttggctcactgcaacctctgcctcctgggttcgagcaattctcctgcctcagcctccggagtagctgggactacaggtgcataccaccacacctgactacgttttgtatttttagtagtgaggaggtctcaccatgttggccaggctggtctggaactcctgacctcaagtgatctacccaccttggcctcccaaagtgctgagattacaggcgtaagtcacagCCTTCCAAGGGTTACATCTTATGAAAAGTAACAAAGCCAAGAAACTGACATGGGTACAATATGTGTGCCTAGCTCTGTGTTGTTTTatgacatgcaaatttgtgtAACGGCTACCACCTCAAGGAAAATGCAGAATTGCTCTATCACCAAACAGATCTCTCTGGTGGGACCCCTGCGTAGTCAGGCCCACTCTCTCCCTGTCAACCACTAATGTGTCTCCATTGCTGTCATTTTGAGGAGGCTGAATTTTAAGTCAACTTccgaccccccaccccccagcagtTTGACCTTGGATGAGTCACTTGTTCTTTTCTGGATGTTGATCTTCTCAGCCACAGAAGACAAGGTTGGGCCACATCAACATTCCTCTTGAGTTTCCACAGGCTGATACGAACTGAAAATGCCATGGAGATTGTGAGAAAGAAAATGGGCTTTGTGGTGAAATAAACTAGGGAAATTATGCTTTATattaggcgtccccaaacttcttacacaggggccggctcactgtccctcagacggttgCAGGGCcaccgcatactgtgctcctctcactgaccaccaatgaaagaggtgccccttcctgaagtgcggcggggggccagataaatggcctcagggggccgtatgcggccctcgggccgggctgtagtctggggacgcctgctttatataaatacataatgctTCTTTACTGTGAACTCTCGGCCCTTTAATACACTCAGGTGAACTGTGAATCTTCTAGTGTGGGAGGTGTATGCAGCGTTTTCCAAATTTATCTGAACACAGAATGCTCCcctcatccttaaaaaaaagaatcctcaccagacacggtggctcacgcctgtaatcccagcactttggaaggctgcagcagatggatcatgaggtcaggagatcaagactatcctggttaacttgttgaaacaccatctctactaaaaaaaaaaaacaaaaaattaacagtgtggtggtatgcgtctgtagtcccagctacttaggaggtgaggcaggagaatcgcctgagcctgggaggcagaggttgcaatgagccaaaatcgtgccactgcactccagcctgggtgacagagagagactcagtctcaaaaaaaaaaaaaaactctagaaaaaaaaatcccctaaaCTAGTTTTTTTAGAGAATGTGCTTAGAGATGCGCTTTTTCAGGTAATCTCTGAGGTCCTCCTGCCTTAGAGTCCTTCCCAGATAAAAATGCCTAGAAATATATCCTATGTCATGTTATGTCTCTTCAGCCAGAACTTAAGAATGTGACCTTATCTGAAATAAAGGTctcttcggccgggcgcggtggctcaagcctgtaatcccagcactttgggaggccgagacgggtggatcacgaggtcaagagatcgagaccatcctggtcaacatggtgaaaccccgtttctactaaaaatactaaaaattagctgggcatggtggcgtgtgcctgtaatcccagctactcaggaggctgaggcaggagaattgcctgaacccgggaggcggaggttgcggtgagccgagatcgcgccattgtactccagcctgggcaacaagagcgaaactccgtctcaaaaaaaaaaaaaaaaaaaaaggtctctttAAGATAAGTATCTTgcgatgagatcatcctggattaggGTGAAGTCTAAATCCAGTGAAGAGTGTCCTTATCTGAGACAGAAAAGGAGGACAGGCATAGACACAGAAGAAAATTACAGGCTGGGCctgatggcttgcacctgtaatcccagcgctttgggaggctgaggcaggaggatcgcttgagcccaggagttccaggctgaagtgagctataaTCATTCCCGCTGCACTCAAGCCAAGGGGATAGagcaagaaagacagagagagaggaggggagagagagagagagagacaggaagggagagaggaaggaaggaaggaagggagagaagaagagaaggctaggccgggcgcggtggctcacgcctgtaatcccagccctttgggaggccgaggcgggtggatcacgaggtcaagagatcgagaccatcctggtcaacatggtgaaaccccgtctctactaaaaatacaaaaaattagctgggcatggtggcgcgtgcctgtaatcccagctactcaggaggctgaggcaggagaattacctgaacccaggaggcggaggtcgcggtgagccgagatcgcgccattgcactctagcctgggtaacaagagtgaaactccgcctcaaaaaaaaaaaaaagaagagaagggaagggaagggagagaaagaaagaggaagaaagggaaaggcaagagggagggagggaagaaagggagggagggatgctgtgtgctgcagaggcagagactggacgacagccacaagccaagggcCAACCGGGATTGTTAGTAGCCACCAGAAGTCAGGCAAAGGCACCCCTACCCAtgcctggatttcagacttctgacctccagagctgaaagataagaaatttctgttgttttaagctgcccaGTCTGTGGTTCTTTGCTATGTAACCCTCTTTTAAGACCCTGGGagtacttttttaaatttattttttgtagagatggggttttgctttgttgcccaggctggtctcaaacttctgggctcaagctatcctcctgcctcaacctcccaaagtcctgggattagaggcctgagccaccgtgccctaacaagggtttttatatttttatgttgctcCTATAGATCGCAGGCGTgatatggaggaatctttccaggTGTGATATAGAGGAAGGCATTGTTTTACTTAAACATGATGgaaccgggccgggcgcggtggctcacgcctgtaatcccagtactttgggaggctgaagtgggtggatcacgaggtcaagagatcgaggccatcctggtcaacatggtgaaaccccgtctctactaaaaatacaaaaaaaaattagctgggcatggtgacgcgtgcctgtaatctcacctactcaggaggctgaggcaggagaattgcttgaaccctggaggcagaggttgcggtgagccgagatcgcaccattgcactccagcctgggtgacaagagcgaaactccatctaaaaaaaaagaaaaaaaaaaaacaaaaacaaaaacatgatggAACCCTCACTTAAGTCACTGTACCCCAACCTACTCCATGGCcaaagaccctttcacatgtaaattATAGAGTTGTaagcccaagaccctttcatgtgtaatttctagagttgtgaGCGTTTaaaagggcagggactttgtGAGCTCGGGCTTGGCTATTGGGCAGCTCTGCCACCTTGCTCCTGGCCGAATAAATCACCCCTTTCCTTCCCACTTCAGTGTTCAAGGGGTCTGTTTCCTGGCCTTTTCGTGCTTCTTTTGGTTCCCTGACCGGGAAGCGAGTTTTGGTTGGCGGCCACCGGCACGGCCTTTCATGTAGTTTTCCCAGCCCTTCGGAGACTCCCTGCAGGGAGTTTCCTGGCCTTTTCCTGCTtcaggactacaggtacgtgccacctcGGCTGGCAGAATCTGAGGGGATTTTGAAGGAAGGAGGGGTCTCTTTTAAGCTTCTCTGGCCCTCAAGCTCCTTCTCTCCtcaggcctttgcacatgctggcCCCTCTGGGAACCAGAATGGTGAAAATATAGCACCTCTATGAAGACTGGTAGGAAGCGGTTGGGAGGGAGGGCAGTTCCAAGCAGAGAAGCCATCAAAGGCCCTGGGCCAGGCCAGGATTTGGGATAGGCAAGTCCCAGAGAGAAGGCAACTGTGGCTGCCAGGcagtgggaagggagggagaagtaGGAGATgctggagggaaagggaggggccACGCTGCCCAAGTCCTGCCAGCTACAGTCGGGTTTGAGGTTTATTCCAGGTGCAaggagcaacttttttttttttttttttttttgagatagggtctcactctgtcacccaggctggagtgcagtggtgtgatcacactCACGGCAGCCTTAATGTCTTGATCTCttaagcattcctcccacctcagtctcctcctGGCccacctacccccacccccaccccacctcctgccGCCATTGAATCGCTGGAACCACAGAttcgcaccaccacacccagtgatttttttttttttttttttttttttgtagagacggggtctctctatgttgcccaggctggtgtcgaactcctgggctcaagcgatcctcccaccctggcctcccgaactgctgggattacaggagtgagccaaggCGCCCGGCCATTGGAGGATTTTAAGCATGGGAATAACATGTCAGTGCATTAGGGAGATCTCCCTAAGTGCAGTGTGTAGGATGAACTGCAGGGGGCGAGATGGAGACAAGCCTGGAGGCAGAAATCCAGTAGAGGGTGGTTAGGATAGGCTGGGCCTGGGATGAGGGTGGCTTGGTCGAGGGCCATAGTCCTGAAACGGTAATAAGTGGGCCTGGGTCTGTGTCAGGATGAGGTGGTGAGGGAAAGAGGAATCACAGTCGCTTAGTTTTTTAGCCTGCACAGCTGAGTGAATGCAGAGCGCCATCTCTTTATAATGGGACACTTTGGGAAGGACTGGATTTGAGGGGCCACCGAGGGAAATTAGAGCCTGCTTTTGGCTGGGAGATGCGCATCAGGCATCCGAGAGGAGGCGTGAGGTGGTTACATACGTGGATTTGGCGTTGCAGGAAGAAGTCTGGCAGGAGAGAAAGCCTCGAGAAGCCGCAGATCGGGATGACAGCCACTATGGGAATGGACAAAGATGACCACCAGAGACCCAGAGACAGACCTCCAAGGCAGCCATCCCCCAGAGAGGGCGGAGGAAGAGCGGGAAGTGAAGGCTCCGGGGAAGGAGAAGGCCGCGTGGAAGAGGGAAAATAGGGGAAGGTGGAGTCAGAGACGCTGGAGAAACTCACAAGGAGGCTGTGGCCAAGTGTGTCAAATGCCACTGAGACACAGCCGGGGAAGGAAGGGACCTTTGCTTCCGCATGAAGGTCCCTGGCGATCTGGACGAGAGTCATCGCCTGTCATGGTGGGGACAAAGGGCTGATTGGAGCTGCACAGGATGAGTGGGGAGGAGGGCGGTGGAACAGCAGAGGTCAGAGGTGCTGGGGGCCTTCAGGAGAGTTTCGAACAGATGGAGGGCGGGGCATGTTATAAGCGATGATAATGATCCGGGACGGGGAGAAAGGCTCTGCAGAGGCTACTGCGGGGCGGGGGTAGGAGGGTGCTGGGGTCGGGGGGTGCGGGGGTGGGAGGAACCGGGCTGGGCCCTAAGGAAGGGTAGGGCTGGGGCCCAGTGCAGTCTGGAGGAGAGTGACGGGGCTTCCACTGTGCTCTGTGGGGGAAGGAGGCATGTGCGGATACAGGGCGGCAAGTGTAGGGGGCAGCAGGGGGCGGCAATGTGGTGTGCTTGTGTGGTTGCATCCGTGTTCTCTGAAGCCTGTGGTGGCATTGCCCGCTGAAATTGAGGCTGGGGGTGCGGAGATTTGCAGTAGAAGATATGAAATTAGTCATTTTAAGAGCGAGGAAGTGAGGctgtgaaggaggaggaggagccgaGGGCCCGAGTGGGACTTGCGgggttggggtttttttgtttttcgagagggagtcttgctctgtcaccaggctggagtgtagtggcatggtctaggctcactacaacctccgtctcctgggttcaagggattgtcctgcctcagcctcctgagtagctgggactacaggtgcccgccaccatgcccagctaaggtttcaccatgttggccaggatgatctcgaactcctgacctcatgatctgcccgcctcggactctcaaagtgctaggattacaggtgtgagccactgtatctggccacTCATGTAATCTTCATTCATTCGTTCCATCTTTCATTATTCACTCATTGGGTTTGAGCTACTAAACCAGCCGAGGGATGAATTCTCAAGTCACTGTGAAACTGCTTATTCACCCAACCAACCAGCTCACTGTTTCTCTCATTCATTATACACCTCATAAGTCCTGCAGAGGTCTGACGTGTGAGCTTCCCCTGCTCCTCATATGTCTGGCAGGTGTCCAGGCTTTCCCATGTCCATCATGTGTGTATCCCCTGGGTCACATCCATGTCAGGTGGGTACCACAAGTCTAAAGTTCTCATACCTTCTTCCGCATACCAGGCCTGATTAATTTATCAGTTGCCATTGATCAAAGTTCACAAAGCGAATCTTCATAAACTTCTAAAGTTGCCTACAGTTTCCAGGAAACAAATCTCTTTAAATTTGCAAAAGCAATGCTTGCTGATTGTAAAAACACACAATGCCAAGGCATACAAAGTAAGAATCTCCGCTTGCAATCCGCCACCGACATCCCACTCCTGGTGCCAACAACTGTTGGAAGTGAAGTGTGGGGAGTGACTGGTTCACATCCTTTTAGATCTTATCTGTattttgcaatatatatatatataaaataaaatatgtatgggTGATATCCTTACAAACTGAGATCATAGGCTTTTATTCCACAACTTGCCTTTTCTCTAACAGTAATGGACGCTTTGCAGGGTTGGTGCTacaaatcctttttatttttattttttcttctgagatggagtcttgctctgtcacccaggcagctggagtgcagtggtgagaccttggcctctgcctccagggttccagcaattctcctgccttagcctccagggtagctgggattacaggtgcacgccccatgcctggctaatttttttgtatttttagtagagaccgggttttgccaggttggtcaggctggctctTGATTAGTTTAAAAGGCTGCATCGAGAGCTCCGCACTGGTGGCACAATGGGTTAGTGCATGGTATTTATATTGAGCTCTTCTGCATGAGCACTTGTGAAGGCTCatttctagaagtgaaattgccaGGCCacatgcattttacatttaatggATACCCAGTGCCAGACATAGTGCTTCCCACATAGCAGGAGCTTTGTAAAGATCTGTGGCATGACTGCATGGTGCCAGATGGCCCTCTGAAAGCTGATAGCATTTCCACTCCCAGCAAGGATGACCAGAAAAGCCACAGAAGTCTCCATTTCTGTTACCAGGTCACAGCAAAACTAGGTTTCAGGACTGCCACTTTCCCTTGGGCTACTCTGCTACTCCACAGGAGGAGTTACAGGCCCTGTGATGAAAGGAAGGCAACGTCCAGGCCGAGGGTAACTTCCCCCCCAGGTCTCCCAAGCCCATTGCTCAACATCCTCCCGCTATCATGGTGAGGGCAGTATCAGCTCTGGGACTTCTCTAATTGGAACCAGACACATCTACGCAAAAACCCATGTTTTCTGCCACCCCTGACCAAGCCCTGAAACTGAAGGGAAACTTTCACTTACACCTGGGCTCATTCTCTTATGGCCACTATCTTGTCACTAACCCGGGCACTATCTTGTCAGCAAATGCTGCACTCCTTCTGGCGCCGTATCTCCAGAGAACCCACACCTGGACAGACGGTCCCTTTTCCCGGCATCTGGGGCTACCTGTGCCATCATGCTATCCCTAGCTCTGCCACCTGCCTGCATCCTGATGCCCCGACGATGGGCATTATCGGGAGAGCACTGAATGAGGCACCCCTGTTGGCACACCAGGGCCAGTTCAATCGTTCTGGGAGATTTGGTCAGCATTGACTCGGAATCCTCTGCCTGGAGAAGAAGACTAGCATTGAGTGGGCTGTGGGGGCACAGTGCAAAGGCAAAAATAAGGGTGGAGGCGCCCAGCCCCGTCTGAGTCCCAAGGCACCAGCACTGTCTCGCCCCACTCTGCATGACCACATCAGGCCCCCATGGGTTGAACCCCAGTGAAGACTCTCCCATGGTGCTGGGGCGAACATTCTTTCCCCTGGAGGTTAACTCCCACAGGCAGGGCTGGTACAGAAGGGTGGAATCTGCCATCTCCTCCCCTCCCTATAGATTCCAGGGTGGGGCCGTTCAAGGTCTCCTAAAGCCCCACTCCACAGATGCCCAGCCCCACCCACTGCTCTCTCCTGAGCTCCTCCCTACCCCCACCTTCTCCCAGCAGGTGGTTTCCAGGGTTGCTTCCTGGATCTAACCCCTCGCAGTCAACTTCTCACCAAGTCATGGAAGACAGCCAGAGAGCTGGGCTCCATGTCTCCCAGGAAAGCCTTGGGCAGAAGGGATTGGGAAACCCACACAAGGGACATGCCTACCTCACTTCCAGGCTCTTTGGCACACAGAGACATCAAAAAACGGACAGCTAAGGCATCTAGAAAGAGCCTTTCCCCAGGGGCGGCCCATGGATGGGCTGTCCTTCCAGACCTGGAGGACTCATCAGTGGTAGGATTTCGGCACAGCAACCCCATTGCCACACCCTCCAGCAGTGCCTGGGCTCACCTCTCCATGCACCTCCCCACACAACCAGAGGCAGGCTCTCAGCCGAGATCAATGACGTTCAGTGAGGACATGTGTTTATCATGTGTTGGGGTGGGTACAATGAGTTCTCTATTCAGGTAGTCCTGGAAGCTGGTTCAGAGCTCATCCAGTTCAATCTCCCACAGGTAGAGAAGTGCCCTGATAAAATCTCAGAGCTGGCTGTCCAGTCAAGATTTGCATGCCTCCAGAAATGGGGCTCTTACTACCCCTCAGAGTAGCCCATTCTCCTGTTGGGCACCTCCAATGGCTGGCATTCTCCTCCTGGCAGCCTCTTTCTTGGGTTGGGGGGTGGGCCGATACTGTCACTCCAGCCTAACCCTTAGGACAAGAGAGGCAGCTGGGGtggaaacagaagcagaaaaagcagTAAGTTAAATCCGAGAATGAACGGAGACGTGGCAGGTCGGGCAGGGGCACTCCTGGGGTGCCAGCAGTCTCTGGCTTGATCCAGGGTCCACTGGGGAGAAGGCTGCTGATGGCAGGATTCCAGGCAGGAGATGACTCAGAAGGCTGGGTTGTCAATGCCCCTCTGGTCCCTGGTATATTCTTCAGGCCTAAAGCTGTAGGGGCTGTAGGGAGGGGGTGGCTCTGTGGGAGTTGGGCCCAAGGTGGGCTTCAGAATCACCTGCAGGGAAAAGAGGGAGTTCAGTCTCctgggccctggccctggccactACTCCTCCTTGCCAGCTGAGGCATGGTTACCAGGGAAAGAGGTGGCCCAATGCTGGGTGCAGAGTGTCCCCCAGGGTCGTAGGGCCCTCCACTGTCCTGCTGCACAGCCAGCCAGAAGCAAGGTAGGGATGGGGATGAGACACCCACCTCACTGTAGGGGGGTGGGGATGCAGAGAGGGGTGCTCTGACCCTCTCTGGGGGGATGATGGAAGGCAGTTCCAGGGGCCCCCGGCAATCCACTGGGGTGTCTGGCTCCGGCTCTTTGCAGTTGCGACAGAAACACTTAGCCAGGCCACAGATGCAAAAGAGGGACACGACGACCAGGAAGGTGATGATGAAGATCCTGGGGTGAGGACCACCAAGAACACCCTGAGTCCCCAGGCCACCTGCCACACCTCCCTGCTCCTACCACCCACACCGCTCCCTCAGCAGGTGCCCAGCCTGGCCCTGTGTGGACCAGGCCCCTCCAAGGACTATGTCCAGAGGAGCCAGCCCTGGGCTCACCTCACAGGGCCAGGGAAGATGTCATTCTCCTGGCAGCAGCTGTCGCCACAGCATTTGAATCCTTTGGGGCAGGTGCTGGTTGGAGGGCAcagaaaggggaaggagaagctGTTGGCACCAGAGTGGAAAGGCAGAAGGATCCTAGCCTCCCCAAAATACACCATATGCTCATGGCATAAGCTGCCCCTTAGTGGGGTAGGGCGTCCGGGCCC
This is a stretch of genomic DNA from Saimiri boliviensis isolate mSaiBol1 chromosome 17, mSaiBol1.pri, whole genome shotgun sequence. It encodes these proteins:
- the TMEM92 gene encoding transmembrane protein 92 isoform X1, whose translation is MSQAWVPGLAPTLLLSLLAGPQKVVARCGLFLTCPKGFKCCGDSCCQENDIFPGPVRIFIITFLVVVSLFCICGLAKCFCRNCKEPEPDTPVDCRGPLELPSIIPPERVRAPLSASPPPYSEVILKPTLGPTPTEPPPPYSPYSFRPEEYTRDQRGIDNPAF
- the TMEM92 gene encoding transmembrane protein 92 isoform X2, which encodes MTPDLSLLPQVVARCGLFLTCPKGFKCCGDSCCQENDIFPGPVRIFIITFLVVVSLFCICGLAKCFCRNCKEPEPDTPVDCRGPLELPSIIPPERVRAPLSASPPPYSEVILKPTLGPTPTEPPPPYSPYSFRPEEYTRDQRGIDNPAF